The window TATTGTTGTAAAACTTGTTTGACTGTGCGATCTAGTAGCCGCAAAATAGGAACAATTGAGCGTCCCCCCACCGTGGGCAACCAATCCCGCCGGCGCACCGGCACTGTCACAGCAGGGAAACCCAACCCCACCAAAGATTGTTGCAATTCGAGGTATTCAGCAGCGCCAGCGAAATAACCCGGTAAAATAACAGTTGGTAATGGCATTTTAGTTTTTAAAGTTAAAATTGAGTTGACAATTATTCCAAAAGATGCTTAAAAAGGTAAGAATAAATCTACGCTAATCTAGCTCATTGGTTCGTTAATCTCAGGTAATATTTTATGATATTTTGCCATAATATTGTTTGCTTGTGCATCTCTCTATAAACAAATTGATGGTTAAAAGTTAATCTAAAATTTAAAATGGCATTATGCAACGTGAACCAATTCCGACTAGGTATTCTGCAATCGTTATTGTTCGGTTAGAACAGCAGTTTCTGTTAGTTCAAGAATGTAACTACGGTCAGCCGTGGTATTTTCCAGCCGGCAGAATTGAGCCGGGAGAAACTTGGATAGAGGCGGCGCAGCGGGAAACATTAGAGGAAGCCGGAATTTCTGTGATTCTTGAAGGAATTATTCGCATTGAATACACCCCTGTAGATGGAATATCGGCTGGTGTTCGAGTGTTTTTTGTTGCGCGTCCGAAAGATAACACACCCCCGAAAACAATAGCAGATGAAGAATCTTTAGGTGCAGCCTGGTTTACTTTAGAAGAAATAGAGAATTTACCGCTTCGCGGACAAGATGTTCGAGAAATCTGTCATTATGTAGCCGGCGGTGGCATAATTTACCCGCTTGAGCTGGTAACTTTTAAAGGGAGCGCCCTTTAGGAAATAAAATTAAACATCAAACAGGCTATTTATTCAATTTTGAAGACTGAAATAACTGTGCAAACCGGCATATTATACGGCATTGGCGTTGGCCCAGGCGATCCAGAATTAATCACGGTCAAAGGAATGCGGCTGCTGGAAAGGGTGCCGGTGGTGGCATTTCCAGCCGGCATTCACGGCAAACCGGGAATCGCCCAAGACATTGTGGCTGAATGGTTGCGTCCCCAACAAGTGCAACTGGCGTTAAACTTTCCATACGTGCAAGATGAGGAAATCTTGACACAAGCGTGGCAGCAGTCAGCCGAAACAGTTTGGCAATATTTGCAGCAGGGACAAGATGTGGCGTTTGTCTCTGAGGGAGATGTGAGCTTTTACAGCACGTTTACCTATTTATCGCAAACACTACAACATTTGCATCCAGAAGCTGTCGTGCAGACGATCCCTGGAATTAGTTCACCAATGGCAGCAGCAGCAGCTTTAGGATTGCCTCTAACCATTCGTGGTCAACGCCTGGTTGTGCTGCCGGCACTTTATAACATCACTGAACTAGAAACGGCGCTAAATTGGGCAGATGTTGTGGTGCTAATGAAGCTGAGTTCGGTTTACGAACAAGTTTGGGCGCTATTACACCGGCATAATTTACTAACCAATACTTGGGTGGTAGAACGCGCCACATTACCAGACCAAGTGATCTATACTGACTTGCTAGATCGTCCCCACTTAAACTTGCCTTATTTCTCGCTAATGATCGTACAAGTGTCTGGAACGAAGCCTATCAAATCCGAGGATAGCAACTTTTAAGCCGGCAAAGCGGTCATTTTTCCAGAGCAAATTTAGCTCGGCAGTGGTAAAAACCCCTTCTACGATCTTAAAATTTTGAAGTAATTCTGACGCCTAATCTATGAGCGGAATACTTCTGTAGAATAGATTGCCTGCTGACAAGTCCGCCACGACAGAGTGGCCTATAGTATACCGATTATGGAAAACGCCTCCCCCTTGAATAGCCTGCGAACAACACTGTTGCAGCCAACTTGGTTGGCCATCTTCGCCTCAGTGGGCATCCATGCACTTCTCGCTGTGGGGTGGCCCCTGTTGCCCCTGTCTTCCAAGACAGTGAAGTCGGCCTCAACAATTAATGTTATCCAATTAACTCCCCAAGAACAGCGCCTCCTGCCGGACTTGTCAAGCAGATCGCAAATTACCCTACCACCGATTCCTTCGCCCATTAATTCACTGCCACCTCTGCCGGCGCTGCCCGGAGAAGGTGAGCTACCCAAGCTGCCGCCCCTAGATAATCAAGTCACTGCTTATAATTTTCCTCCCCTGCCGCCGCCGAATGCCTTTCCCAAATTAACCGATCTGCCGCCGCCGATTTCCTTACCAGATTTATATAGCGCCATACCTCCCACTCCCCTCCAAGATTGGTCAAACCTGACATCCCCCGCCGATATCCCAGATGGGTCAAACCTGCTACAGAACAACAGTGTGCAAGGTTCGCTCGACCAGCGGCAAAAAATGGCCTCTGCAAACTGGGGTGCCCTGCCGGCACCGCCGCCCTTGACAAATTTCCCTCCCCCTGTAACATCGGGTGGGATATTGCCGAATACGGGTTTGCAGGCAGGACTATCGCCCCTTGATCAAATGCTGGCAGCTGATCTACCGGATAACCCGCCAGCAAGGGAAGTTCAACAAAAGGTTGCAGAAACCTTGAAGAAGCGACAGCAGATCGCACTACGCCAACAACAGCAGGATCAAGCTGTGCGGAAGACAGATGCGGCTGGGGCAACGGCATTAGCAAAACCAGGCACTCCCAATTCCAGTTCACTCACCCCTGAGCAACAACGCAGGGCACAAGAGGAAAGAATTGCGGCGGCAATGATGCGGCAGAGGCAGCAACAGCAACAAGCCGCCGCAACTGCTACCGGCTCGATTTCAGAGAATGACCAACTGAGGCTGAGGGCGACAGAAGCTTATACCAGCTACGTTGCCAAAGTAAAACAGACAAATCCTGATGCCGTCCCGGCAAGCCCCCAAGTGCTACAAGCTCGCTATCCGAAAGAGGCCGGTTCACCGCAAAAAGAAGCGGCTGCTTTAGTTGGGGTGACGGTGGATCCCCAAGGCAAAGTTGTTGAGGTCATGCTGTTAATGAGCACAGGGGATGCAGCTGTGGACAAGGCAGCGCTACAGGCGGCGATGCAGGATGAATACCCACCGAATGAAAAGCCGATCGTTTACCAGGTAGTTGTCCAGTTCCAAACCGGCAACTCACCCCAGAATGCAGCACCGGCAACAGAAAAGCCGGCACAAAACCAGCAGCCAACTCCAGAAAAACCGGCAACAGAAAAGCCGGCACAAAACCAGCAGCCAACTCCAGAAAAACCGGCAACAGAAAAGCCGGCACAAAATCAGCAGCCAACTCCGGAAAAACCTGCACCTGAGCTGATCCCCGAACAGCCGCTACCGGCACCCACTCAGCCGGAACAGTCTGCACCCACTCCAGAAAAGCCTGCAGCCGAACAGCTTGAAAAGCCGCCGACACCAGGCGCAGGAGCATCTGACCTGATCCCCGAACAGCCGGCATCGGCACCAGAAAGTGGGGCACCGGCTCAGAACCCAGATAAGTCAACATCTGCCCCTAAAAAGCCGGCAGTGAATCAGACTTCTAAAGGCTCATCCGCTGTCCCACAACAGCCGGCAGCACCTCCCGCAGAGGCAGCCGCACCGACCCCCGAAAAGCCGGCAGCGCCTCAAACGGAGGCTACCACACCGGCCCCCGAAAAGCCGGCAGCCACTCCAACAGAGGCTGCCACACCGGCCCCCGAAAAGCCGGCAGCCACTCCAACAGAGGCTGCCACACCTGCCCCTGAAAAGCCGGCAGCGCCTCAAACGGATGCTCTCACACCGGCAGCCAAACAGCCGGCAGCTACTCCAACAGAGGCGGCTACTCCTGCTCCCGAACAGCCGGCACCTGACCTGATTCCCGAAAAGTCCCCGCCGACAAAGGAATCTGCACTTCCCTCACTGCCTTAACTGGAGATTGGCGGAATTAGCTCAACGTATAAGGTTGCAGAATAATAACGCCGAGGGAAGCCGAGAAAACTTAAATCTCAGCTTCCCTCTTTTTGGTTCAATTTGGCTGGTTTCAGGAAATGGTTTAAACCACACCGGCAAGAACTTTGCGCTCATCTTCAGCGATGGCCAAATTCCGCTGAGCCATCGCCCACTGTTCTGGGAATTTATCCAGGGTGTAAACCTGCAAGGCATTTTCATAGCAGCTGATGGCTTGCTCTAAATTCTCCAGCCGATCCCCTTGAGGGCGATCACTGTAAGCCACCGCTAAATTATTTTGGGTGCCGGCCCACACTTCTGGGAAGCTTTCCGGGCTAAACACCGCCGCCGCAATTTCGTAGCCGGTGATAGCAATCTCTAAATTACTGCCCTTATCACCCATTGGGAATTGCTGAATCAGGTTGCTAAAATTGCCAATCACGCCGGCAAGTCCTTCGCCCTCTTCTTGATCCACCTGCGGCAGCGTTGACATCGCCCAGCTTTGCAGCAATTGCGCGAAAAATCCAT of the Microcoleus sp. FACHB-68 genome contains:
- a CDS encoding NUDIX hydrolase, with the protein product MQREPIPTRYSAIVIVRLEQQFLLVQECNYGQPWYFPAGRIEPGETWIEAAQRETLEEAGISVILEGIIRIEYTPVDGISAGVRVFFVARPKDNTPPKTIADEESLGAAWFTLEEIENLPLRGQDVREICHYVAGGGIIYPLELVTFKGSAL
- a CDS encoding precorrin-2 C(20)-methyltransferase; translated protein: MKTEITVQTGILYGIGVGPGDPELITVKGMRLLERVPVVAFPAGIHGKPGIAQDIVAEWLRPQQVQLALNFPYVQDEEILTQAWQQSAETVWQYLQQGQDVAFVSEGDVSFYSTFTYLSQTLQHLHPEAVVQTIPGISSPMAAAAALGLPLTIRGQRLVVLPALYNITELETALNWADVVVLMKLSSVYEQVWALLHRHNLLTNTWVVERATLPDQVIYTDLLDRPHLNLPYFSLMIVQVSGTKPIKSEDSNF
- a CDS encoding TonB family protein, whose translation is MENASPLNSLRTTLLQPTWLAIFASVGIHALLAVGWPLLPLSSKTVKSASTINVIQLTPQEQRLLPDLSSRSQITLPPIPSPINSLPPLPALPGEGELPKLPPLDNQVTAYNFPPLPPPNAFPKLTDLPPPISLPDLYSAIPPTPLQDWSNLTSPADIPDGSNLLQNNSVQGSLDQRQKMASANWGALPAPPPLTNFPPPVTSGGILPNTGLQAGLSPLDQMLAADLPDNPPAREVQQKVAETLKKRQQIALRQQQQDQAVRKTDAAGATALAKPGTPNSSSLTPEQQRRAQEERIAAAMMRQRQQQQQAAATATGSISENDQLRLRATEAYTSYVAKVKQTNPDAVPASPQVLQARYPKEAGSPQKEAAALVGVTVDPQGKVVEVMLLMSTGDAAVDKAALQAAMQDEYPPNEKPIVYQVVVQFQTGNSPQNAAPATEKPAQNQQPTPEKPATEKPAQNQQPTPEKPATEKPAQNQQPTPEKPAPELIPEQPLPAPTQPEQSAPTPEKPAAEQLEKPPTPGAGASDLIPEQPASAPESGAPAQNPDKSTSAPKKPAVNQTSKGSSAVPQQPAAPPAEAAAPTPEKPAAPQTEATTPAPEKPAATPTEAATPAPEKPAATPTEAATPAPEKPAAPQTDALTPAAKQPAATPTEAATPAPEQPAPDLIPEKSPPTKESALPSLP
- a CDS encoding tetratricopeptide repeat protein; translation: MNEERIEAYLALIEELMTCTSGEELEILNANLDLIDAGLVETMQMVSAKLSEEGNHDAAGFLQEFATQLNAAMGNAAAAAASPEEYFNFLGEILQVVSENPDPQVVYPLLQNNVDKLDGFFAQLLQSWAMSTLPQVDQEEGEGLAGVIGNFSNLIQQFPMGDKGSNLEIAITGYEIAAAVFSPESFPEVWAGTQNNLAVAYSDRPQGDRLENLEQAISCYENALQVYTLDKFPEQWAMAQRNLAIAEDERKVLAGVV